A single Chaetodon trifascialis isolate fChaTrf1 chromosome 18, fChaTrf1.hap1, whole genome shotgun sequence DNA region contains:
- the arhgap29a gene encoding rho GTPase-activating protein 29 isoform X3, with the protein MAYFVKQEEGESFEVGVNFKEVNEENKQKLFGEIYTAIDTLAFTFGNVVSDFLMGDVENGSVLGLPLTKRSRSFENLCVESGGSGPEKDDPPGPSPPVRAEEVDRTLQRQDTGVESALLYAKAWSKYTKELLAWVEKRLSMDIECAKSYAKMAESAKTLASQQEFMPFCETYMTAFKNDVEYSQLVLHTAAVLQSNKFMQPLLARKNELDKLRKEVKEQWQREQKKMHEADSALRKARLLQAQRQEEYEKAKVSTSRLEEEQIGGGGGAAAAKQLEKRRRLEEEALQKAEEAREHCKACQIDVGVKRVDLANTKSEIITQIREMVSQCDLTLKAVTVNWFQLQQAQVVSLPVNHQSLCENAKLYEPGQRYIDFVKSLPTDGPRLESHSFDSAVTQNTGMPFNKRSLSGSHSSHSNLSQASVSSDLLGADDVDSPVNAQHAKIAERRSNSSTDIQALRIQASFRPWASSSQGGGMCSDSESAGGSSESRSMDSPTASPGDFKRRLPRTPSTGTMSSADDLDEREPPSPSDNGLSEMVIETASSPGPFRNTQMSKAAQTHKLRKLRAPSKCRECDGLVVFHGAECEECSLACHKKCLETLAIQCGHKKLQGRLHLFGIDFTQAAKNSQDGIPFIIRKCTSEIENRALNIKGIYRINGAKSRVEKLCQAFENGKHLVELSELYPHDISNVLKLYLRQLPEPLILFRYYNDFIGLAKESQSIIVEELEALRLSPTPVAPAQVSVELNRVLFKIKDLLRQLPPAHYKTLQFLIEHLHRVTEQSEENKMTASNLGIIFGPTLIKPRQADAEVSLSSLVDYPYQALIVELLIRHYEMVFDTPLSPLSSTSPTETDAQPRPDTRLAHREKEQQLSRHSKSLGDIKEQSSKVYKRHSSIIPSSHLLAEVQETMPSLDGSDFEPADEVDSETFNGVLSSSIPEVVKPGERGLCRSQHVTVTRVQLRHPRSKLRPVSVPAEQIRSRGQVDENNTRNSTDQDDRRGGSCDQSIEEVDETENTKLRVGTHYRSTFIDTQTLRRTWDKQYKHEVASRTVRIVASSPTDAADASNLSASVPLSSSTFSLGTTGGTGSTIYPNRPYTIAVRPSRTLKREDNVNKYNPVTTAFRAPRTLLPPPGTFYKPPSGSKAKALQNCALANSAEEEDEEEEEEEEDEEEEDEEEELGIEIEVSVDEPLEEDIEGEQEAMSQSPSSSPEELGQNQSKPVYQRLRPRRLQEVEHREAHFV; encoded by the exons ATGGCTTATTTTGTTaaacaggaggaaggagaaagctTTGAGGTGG GGGTGAACTTTAAGGAGGTGAACGAAGAGAACAAACAGAAGCTTTTTGGAGAGATCTACACGGCTATCGACACATTGGCATTCACCTTTGGCAATGT AGTGTCTGACTTCCTTATGGGAGATGTAGAGAATGGATCAGTGTTGGGGCTCCCCCTGACTAAGAGAAGCAGG TCTTTTGAGAACCTCTGCGTGGAATCTGGAGGATCCGGTCCCGAGAAAGATGATCCACCAG GGCCGTCTCCACCGGTTCGGGCAGAAGAGGTGGACAGGACACTGCAGCGGCAGGACACTGGGGTGGAGTCAGCGCTGCTCTACGCCAAGGCCTGGTCCAAGTACACCaaagagctgctggcatgggTGGAGAAGCGTCTCAGTATGG ATATCGAGTGTGCGAAGAGTTACGCCAAAATGGCTGAATCTGCCAAGACGCTTGCAAGTCAGCAG GAATTCATGCCTTTCTGTGAGACCTACATGACTGCTTTCAAAAATGACGTTGAATACAGCCAGCTGGTACTTCACACTGCAGCCGTGCTCCAAAGCAACAAATTCATGCAG cCTCTTCTAGCCAGAAAGAATGAGCTGGACAAACTCAGAAAAGAGGTCAAGGAGCAGTggcagagagagcaaaagaaaatg CATGAGGCAGACAGCGCTCTGAGGAAGGCTCGGCTGCTGCAGGCCCAGCGGCAGGAGGAGTATGAGAAGGCCAAGGTTTCCACCAGCCgcctggaggaggagcagattggaggaggaggaggagcggctgCAGCCAAACAGCTAGAGAAGAGGcgcaggctggaggaggaggccctGCAGAAG GCTGAGGAGGCCAGGGAGCACTGCAAAGCATGTCAGATTGATGTTGGGGTGAAGAGAGTTGATCTGGCCAACACCAAGAGTGAGATCATCACTCAGATCCGAGAGATGGTCTCCCAGTGCGACCTCACCCTCAAGGCT GTGACGGTTAACTggttccagctgcagcaggcccAGGTCGTGTCCCTCCCTGTCAACCACCAGAGTCTGTGTGAAAATGCCAAACTGTACGAGCCGGGCCAACGCTATATCGACTTTGTCAAGAGTCTACCCACTGACGGGCCTCGCCTGGAGTCCCATTCGTTTGATTCAGCTGTCACACAGAACACAGG GATGCCTTTCAACAAACGCTCGCTAAGCGGCAGCCACTCGTCCCACAGCAACCTGTCACAGGCATCTGTGTCCTCTGACCTCCTTGGTGCAGATGACGTGGACAGTCCCGTCAACGCTCAGCATGCCAAGATTGCAGAGAGGCGGTCCAACAGTAGCACTGACATCCAAG CACTTCGGATTCAGGCCTCATTTCGGCCCTGGGCCTCGTCCAGCCAGGGTGGGGGGATGTGCAGCGACTCGGAGAGTGCCGGAGGGAGCAGCGAGTCCCGCTCCATGGACTCACCCACTGCAAGCCCAG GAGACTTCAAGAGGAGATTACCCAGAACCCCTTCCACTGGCACCATGTCGTCTGCTGATGACCTGGATGAGAGGgagcctccctctccctctgatAATG GTTTAAGTGAGATGGTGATTGAGACGGCCAGCTCCCCAGGTCCGTTTCGAAACACTCAGATGTCGAAGGCTGCTCAAACCCACAAGCTGAGGAAGCTGCGAGCGCCATCCAAGTGTCGTGAATGTGATGGCCTGGTGGTGTTTCATGGAGCAGAGTGTGAGGAG TGTTCGTTAGCCTGCCACAAGAAGTGTCTGGAAACCCTGGCCATCCAGTGTGGCCACAAAAAGCTCCAGGGAAGGCTTCACCTCTTCGGCATTGACTTCACGCAGGCAGCCAAGAACAGCCAGGACGGCATCCCCTTCATCATACGGAAGTGTACATCAGAGATCGAGAACAGAGCTCTCAACATTAAG GGTATCTACCGCATCAACGGTGCCAAGTCACGGGTCGAGAAGTTGTGCCAGGCGTTTGAGAATGGCAAGCACCTGGTGGAGCTCTCCGAGCTTTATCCCCACGACATTAGCAACGTGCTCAAACTCTACCTGAGACAG cttccaGAGCCGCTCATCCTGTTCCGCTACTACAACGACTTTATCGGTTTGGCCAAGGAAAGCCAGAGTATTATTGTGGAGGAACTGGAGGCTCTGCGGCTCAGTCCCACCCCAGTGGCTCCGGCCCAGGTCAGCGTGGAGCTCAACAGGGTCCTCTTCAAGATCAAGGACCTGCTGAGGCAGCTGCCACCAGCTCATTACAAGACACTACAGTTCCTCATCGAGCATCTGCACCG ggTGACAGAGCAGTCAGAGGAAAATAAGATGACAGCCAGCAACCTGGGTATCATCTTTGGCCCGACGCTGATCAAACCAAGGCAGGCAGATGCCGAAGTTTCCCTTTCCTCTCTGGTGGATTATCCGTACCAGGCCCTCATTGTCGAGCTCCTGATCAGACACTACGAGATGGTCTTTGACACCCCCCTCAGTCCACTGAGCAGCACCTCGCCCACAGAGACTGATGCCCAACCCCGACCTGACACCCGCCTGGCCCACCgggagaaggagcagcagctgagcaggcACTCTAAGTCACTGGGAGACATTAAGGAG CAGAGTTCTAAGGTGTATAAGAGGCATTCCTCCATAATTCCTTCTTCCCATCTATTGGCGGAGGTTCAGGAGACTATGCCAAGCCTCGATGGAAGTGACTTTGAACCTG CTGATGAAGTGGACTCAGAGACCTTCAATGGGGTGTTGTCATCAAGCATCCCAGAGGTTGTGAAACCTGGCGAGAGAGGCCTCTGTCGTTCTCAGCATGTGACCGTCACCAGGGTCCAGCTTCGACACCCTCGCAGCAAACTCCGGCCAGTGAGCGTGCCAGCTGAGCAGATACGCAGCCGGGGCCAAGTAGATGAGAACAACACCCGGAACAGCACTGACCAAGATGACAGAAGAGGCGGCAGCTGTGACCAGTCCATTGAAGAGGTGGACGAAACTGAGAATACAAAATTGCGAGTAGGCACACATTACCGGAGTACATTTATTGACACCCAGACGTTACGCAGAACTTGGGACAAACAGTACAAGCATGAAGTTGCTTCCAGAACTGTCAGGATTGTTGCCAGTTCGCCCACAGATGCAGCGGATGCCAGCAACTTATCAGCTTCTGTGCCATTGTCCTCATCAACCTTCTCCCTTGGAACTACGGGGGGCACTGGTAGCACCATCTACCCCAACAGGCCTTACACCATCGCAGTGCGACCCAGCAGGACTTTAAAACGGGAGGACAATGTAAACAAGTACAACCCCGTCACAACAGCTTTCAGGGCTCCCAGAACTCTCCTGCCTCCCCCAGGGACCTTCTACAAGCCCCCATCAGGGAGCAAAGCGAAAGCGCTGCAGAACTGTGCATTGGCTAACAGCgctgaggaagaagatgaggaggaggaggaggaggaggaggatgaggaggaggaagatgaggaggaagagttgGGGATTGAGATAGAGGTGTCTGTAGATGAGCCTCTTGAGGAAGACATTGAGGGCGAGCAGGAAGCCATGTCTCAGTCTCCGAGCTCTAGCCCTGAGGAACTGGGCCAAAACCAGTCCAAACCAGTGTACCAGAGACTACGGCCTAGACGCC
- the arhgap29a gene encoding rho GTPase-activating protein 29 isoform X4, with translation MFKPIFYNLPCAVPVVFTGPSPPVRAEEVDRTLQRQDTGVESALLYAKAWSKYTKELLAWVEKRLSMDIECAKSYAKMAESAKTLASQQEFMPFCETYMTAFKNDVEYSQLVLHTAAVLQSNKFMQPLLARKNELDKLRKEVKEQWQREQKKMHEADSALRKARLLQAQRQEEYEKAKVSTSRLEEEQIGGGGGAAAAKQLEKRRRLEEEALQKAEEAREHCKACQIDVGVKRVDLANTKSEIITQIREMVSQCDLTLKAVTVNWFQLQQAQVVSLPVNHQSLCENAKLYEPGQRYIDFVKSLPTDGPRLESHSFDSAVTQNTGMPFNKRSLSGSHSSHSNLSQASVSSDLLGADDVDSPVNAQHAKIAERRSNSSTDIQALRIQASFRPWASSSQGGGMCSDSESAGGSSESRSMDSPTASPGDFKRRLPRTPSTGTMSSADDLDEREPPSPSDNGLSEMVIETASSPGPFRNTQMSKAAQTHKLRKLRAPSKCRECDGLVVFHGAECEECSLACHKKCLETLAIQCGHKKLQGRLHLFGIDFTQAAKNSQDGIPFIIRKCTSEIENRALNIKGIYRINGAKSRVEKLCQAFENGKHLVELSELYPHDISNVLKLYLRQLPEPLILFRYYNDFIGLAKESQSIIVEELEALRLSPTPVAPAQVSVELNRVLFKIKDLLRQLPPAHYKTLQFLIEHLHRVTEQSEENKMTASNLGIIFGPTLIKPRQADAEVSLSSLVDYPYQALIVELLIRHYEMVFDTPLSPLSSTSPTETDAQPRPDTRLAHREKEQQLSRHSKSLGDIKEQSSKVYKRHSSIIPSSHLLAEVQETMPSLDGSDFEPADEVDSETFNGVLSSSIPEVVKPGERGLCRSQHVTVTRVQLRHPRSKLRPVSVPAEQIRSRGQVDENNTRNSTDQDDRRGGSCDQSIEEVDETENTKLRVGTHYRSTFIDTQTLRRTWDKQYKHEVASRTVRIVASSPTDAADASNLSASVPLSSSTFSLGTTGGTGSTIYPNRPYTIAVRPSRTLKREDNVNKYNPVTTAFRAPRTLLPPPGTFYKPPSGSKAKALQNCALANSAEEEDEEEEEEEEDEEEEDEEEELGIEIEVSVDEPLEEDIEGEQEAMSQSPSSSPEELGQNQSKPVYQRLRPRRLQEVEHREAHFV, from the exons ATGTTTAAGCCCATCTTCTATAACCTCCCTTGTGCGGTTCCGGTGGTTTTCACAGGGCCGTCTCCACCGGTTCGGGCAGAAGAGGTGGACAGGACACTGCAGCGGCAGGACACTGGGGTGGAGTCAGCGCTGCTCTACGCCAAGGCCTGGTCCAAGTACACCaaagagctgctggcatgggTGGAGAAGCGTCTCAGTATGG ATATCGAGTGTGCGAAGAGTTACGCCAAAATGGCTGAATCTGCCAAGACGCTTGCAAGTCAGCAG GAATTCATGCCTTTCTGTGAGACCTACATGACTGCTTTCAAAAATGACGTTGAATACAGCCAGCTGGTACTTCACACTGCAGCCGTGCTCCAAAGCAACAAATTCATGCAG cCTCTTCTAGCCAGAAAGAATGAGCTGGACAAACTCAGAAAAGAGGTCAAGGAGCAGTggcagagagagcaaaagaaaatg CATGAGGCAGACAGCGCTCTGAGGAAGGCTCGGCTGCTGCAGGCCCAGCGGCAGGAGGAGTATGAGAAGGCCAAGGTTTCCACCAGCCgcctggaggaggagcagattggaggaggaggaggagcggctgCAGCCAAACAGCTAGAGAAGAGGcgcaggctggaggaggaggccctGCAGAAG GCTGAGGAGGCCAGGGAGCACTGCAAAGCATGTCAGATTGATGTTGGGGTGAAGAGAGTTGATCTGGCCAACACCAAGAGTGAGATCATCACTCAGATCCGAGAGATGGTCTCCCAGTGCGACCTCACCCTCAAGGCT GTGACGGTTAACTggttccagctgcagcaggcccAGGTCGTGTCCCTCCCTGTCAACCACCAGAGTCTGTGTGAAAATGCCAAACTGTACGAGCCGGGCCAACGCTATATCGACTTTGTCAAGAGTCTACCCACTGACGGGCCTCGCCTGGAGTCCCATTCGTTTGATTCAGCTGTCACACAGAACACAGG GATGCCTTTCAACAAACGCTCGCTAAGCGGCAGCCACTCGTCCCACAGCAACCTGTCACAGGCATCTGTGTCCTCTGACCTCCTTGGTGCAGATGACGTGGACAGTCCCGTCAACGCTCAGCATGCCAAGATTGCAGAGAGGCGGTCCAACAGTAGCACTGACATCCAAG CACTTCGGATTCAGGCCTCATTTCGGCCCTGGGCCTCGTCCAGCCAGGGTGGGGGGATGTGCAGCGACTCGGAGAGTGCCGGAGGGAGCAGCGAGTCCCGCTCCATGGACTCACCCACTGCAAGCCCAG GAGACTTCAAGAGGAGATTACCCAGAACCCCTTCCACTGGCACCATGTCGTCTGCTGATGACCTGGATGAGAGGgagcctccctctccctctgatAATG GTTTAAGTGAGATGGTGATTGAGACGGCCAGCTCCCCAGGTCCGTTTCGAAACACTCAGATGTCGAAGGCTGCTCAAACCCACAAGCTGAGGAAGCTGCGAGCGCCATCCAAGTGTCGTGAATGTGATGGCCTGGTGGTGTTTCATGGAGCAGAGTGTGAGGAG TGTTCGTTAGCCTGCCACAAGAAGTGTCTGGAAACCCTGGCCATCCAGTGTGGCCACAAAAAGCTCCAGGGAAGGCTTCACCTCTTCGGCATTGACTTCACGCAGGCAGCCAAGAACAGCCAGGACGGCATCCCCTTCATCATACGGAAGTGTACATCAGAGATCGAGAACAGAGCTCTCAACATTAAG GGTATCTACCGCATCAACGGTGCCAAGTCACGGGTCGAGAAGTTGTGCCAGGCGTTTGAGAATGGCAAGCACCTGGTGGAGCTCTCCGAGCTTTATCCCCACGACATTAGCAACGTGCTCAAACTCTACCTGAGACAG cttccaGAGCCGCTCATCCTGTTCCGCTACTACAACGACTTTATCGGTTTGGCCAAGGAAAGCCAGAGTATTATTGTGGAGGAACTGGAGGCTCTGCGGCTCAGTCCCACCCCAGTGGCTCCGGCCCAGGTCAGCGTGGAGCTCAACAGGGTCCTCTTCAAGATCAAGGACCTGCTGAGGCAGCTGCCACCAGCTCATTACAAGACACTACAGTTCCTCATCGAGCATCTGCACCG ggTGACAGAGCAGTCAGAGGAAAATAAGATGACAGCCAGCAACCTGGGTATCATCTTTGGCCCGACGCTGATCAAACCAAGGCAGGCAGATGCCGAAGTTTCCCTTTCCTCTCTGGTGGATTATCCGTACCAGGCCCTCATTGTCGAGCTCCTGATCAGACACTACGAGATGGTCTTTGACACCCCCCTCAGTCCACTGAGCAGCACCTCGCCCACAGAGACTGATGCCCAACCCCGACCTGACACCCGCCTGGCCCACCgggagaaggagcagcagctgagcaggcACTCTAAGTCACTGGGAGACATTAAGGAG CAGAGTTCTAAGGTGTATAAGAGGCATTCCTCCATAATTCCTTCTTCCCATCTATTGGCGGAGGTTCAGGAGACTATGCCAAGCCTCGATGGAAGTGACTTTGAACCTG CTGATGAAGTGGACTCAGAGACCTTCAATGGGGTGTTGTCATCAAGCATCCCAGAGGTTGTGAAACCTGGCGAGAGAGGCCTCTGTCGTTCTCAGCATGTGACCGTCACCAGGGTCCAGCTTCGACACCCTCGCAGCAAACTCCGGCCAGTGAGCGTGCCAGCTGAGCAGATACGCAGCCGGGGCCAAGTAGATGAGAACAACACCCGGAACAGCACTGACCAAGATGACAGAAGAGGCGGCAGCTGTGACCAGTCCATTGAAGAGGTGGACGAAACTGAGAATACAAAATTGCGAGTAGGCACACATTACCGGAGTACATTTATTGACACCCAGACGTTACGCAGAACTTGGGACAAACAGTACAAGCATGAAGTTGCTTCCAGAACTGTCAGGATTGTTGCCAGTTCGCCCACAGATGCAGCGGATGCCAGCAACTTATCAGCTTCTGTGCCATTGTCCTCATCAACCTTCTCCCTTGGAACTACGGGGGGCACTGGTAGCACCATCTACCCCAACAGGCCTTACACCATCGCAGTGCGACCCAGCAGGACTTTAAAACGGGAGGACAATGTAAACAAGTACAACCCCGTCACAACAGCTTTCAGGGCTCCCAGAACTCTCCTGCCTCCCCCAGGGACCTTCTACAAGCCCCCATCAGGGAGCAAAGCGAAAGCGCTGCAGAACTGTGCATTGGCTAACAGCgctgaggaagaagatgaggaggaggaggaggaggaggaggatgaggaggaggaagatgaggaggaagagttgGGGATTGAGATAGAGGTGTCTGTAGATGAGCCTCTTGAGGAAGACATTGAGGGCGAGCAGGAAGCCATGTCTCAGTCTCCGAGCTCTAGCCCTGAGGAACTGGGCCAAAACCAGTCCAAACCAGTGTACCAGAGACTACGGCCTAGACGCC